One stretch of Paramormyrops kingsleyae isolate MSU_618 chromosome 4, PKINGS_0.4, whole genome shotgun sequence DNA includes these proteins:
- the LOC111857749 gene encoding myosin regulatory light chain 2, smooth muscle minor isoform-like, whose amino-acid sequence MSSKKAKGKTTKKRPQRATSNVFAMFDQSQIQEFKEAFNMIDQNRDGFVDKEDLHDMLASLGKNPTDDYLEAMMNEAPGPINFTMFLTMFGEKLNGTDPEDVIRNAFACFDEEGTGFIQEDYLRELLTTMGDRFTDEEVDELFREAPIDKKSNFNYVEFTRILKHGAKDKDD is encoded by the exons ATGTCGAGCAAAAAAGCCAAGGGAAAGACCACCAAGAAGAGGCCCCAGCGTGCCACCTCCAATGTCTTCGCCATGTTCGACCAGTCCCAGATCCAGGAGTTCAAGGAGGCCTTCAACATGATCGACCAGAACCGGGATGGTTTCGTTGACAAGGAGGACCTGCATGACATGTTGGCTTCATTGG GAAAGAACCCTACAGATGATTACCTGGAAGCCATGATGAACGAGGCCCCTGGCCCCATTAACTTCACAATGTTCCTCACTATGTTTGGCGAGAAGCTCAACGGCACCGACCCCGAGGACGTCATCAGGAACGCATTTGCTTGCTTTGACGAGGAGGGGACGG GTTTCATCCAGGAGGATTACCTGAGGGAGCTTCTGACGACCATGGGCGATCGGTTCACGGACGAGGAGGTGGACGAGCTCTTCCGCGAGGCGCCGATTGACAAGAAGAGCAACTTCAACTACGTGGAGTTCACTCGCATCCTTAAGCACGGGGCTAAAGACAAGGATGACTAG
- the bag1 gene encoding BAG family molecular chaperone regulator 1 — translation MAEPTLTVTVAYASVKHSVALPAPAEAEPLLRDLAEEVARVTGVPVTSQKLIFKGRSLKEMDQTLASFGVKEGAKIMMIGKRNSPEEEAELKKLKDIEKSVEQTAKKLDKVDGELTGLKNGFLAKDLQAEALNKLDQRVKGAAEQFMKILEQMDAMTLPENFSDSRMKKKGLIKTVQTGLAQCDRIEAGISEHLAKIQSKNLALVD, via the exons ATGGCTGAACCCACGCTTACGGTCACCGTGGCATACG CCAGCGTCAAGCACAGCGTCGCCCTGCCGGCGCCGGCCGAAGCAGAGCCGCTGCTGCGGGACCTGGCCGAGGAAGTGGCCCGTGTGACCGGTGTGCCGGTCACTTCCCAAAAGCTCATCTTCAAAG GGAGGTCATTAAAGGAAATGGACCAAACCCTGGCCAGCTTTGGGGTGAAAGAAGGCGCTAAGATCATGATGATAGGAAAGAGG AATAGTCCAGAGGAAGAAGCAGAGCTGAAGAAGCTGAAAGATATCGAGAAGTCTGTTGAGCAGACGGCTAAGAAGCTGGACAAAGTAGACGGGGAATTGACGGGTTTGAAAAAT GGTTTCTTAGCAAAGGACCTACAAGCAGAAGCTTTGAACAAGTTGGATCAGAGGGTGAAGGGGGCAGCTGAGCAGTTCATGAAGATCCTGGAGCAGATGGACGCCATG ACCTTGCCTGAGAATTTCAGCGATAGCAGGATGAAGAAAAAAGGCTTGATTAAAACCGTCCAG ACCGGTCTTGCCCAGTGTGACCGAATCGAAGCTGGAATTTCTGAACATCTTGCAAAAATCCAGTCCAAGAACCTGGCACTGGTGGACTAG
- the fastkd3 gene encoding FAST kinase domain-containing protein 3, mitochondrial, with the protein MALKLIRAVTRILVRRRRGLHAFHGAASFSRSPIEPWVQTACFACPQTVWKRRVCHPLPFDSGRAHLSTVIRDPVTFSFGSVCLHGDSMPRFLLTQLHRPAAEDERAFSDRLRDCSSSKQVLRLLQTAEVMSDTMAAAALHRIADLELGEGGLRDAEVLQNDVVRALCFQLEHESRRLTEAGLVSALLACTRLYVDPWSTLVVRLVSESQERLDRDRFSVAQLCSLGEALLALEGPGCGMLQQVMDQVRLGSPANWSPDELAAVYGLLQAGAGEGGRYQELLNTMNTHTVSIASRLGPSAISRVLIALVALDQTQAMPLVISLSKHSVRHMVSFSDSELAAVLAALMHFGHSDRFFVEALERRVTATAFESHPETISKVMQYLARRNILSPAIFDVVAESFVYRADSYSTSQVARQIMPFGKLAYLPPNASVLFGKVEAILHSRFSQFQPRTALNLLHSCTLAERFPLNFVAKVFNPYFLQQLQEQGTGIDRIILSQLTQLYMTVKLECPFYEGPSLHRKYRVKSFLAPGRSLETPVEGHLYNSVKAGLIDLLGVRAYFASRVLTPYCYTLDVEIKLDEEGYVLPASNLEDVFKKIAVCIDGPKRFTTNTRRLLGKEAIKQRHLRLLGYLVVQVPFYEFEKLTSKAEVVEYLHKKIFPHSYRLNW; encoded by the exons ATGGCTTTAAAGTTGATTCGGGCTGTGACGAGGATTCTGGTACGGAGGCGCCGAGGTCTTCATGCTTTTCACGGGGCAGCATCGTTCTCCCGGAGTCCCATCGAGCCCTGGGTGCAAACCGCATGCTTTGCTTGTCCCCAGACTGTCTGGAAGAGGAGGGTCTGCCACCCTCTCCCTTTTGACAGTGGGAGAGCACACCTTTCCACCGTCATCAGGGACCCAGTGACGTTCAGCTTCGGGTCTGTGTGTCTCCATGGCGACTCCATGCCTCGGTTCCTACTCACGCAGCTGCACCGGCCCGCTGCGGAAGACGAGCGGGCTTTTTCAGACAGGCTCCGGGACTGCAGCTCCTCAAAGCAGGTCCTGCGTCTCCTGCAGACAGCGGAGGTGATGTCAGACACCATGGCGGCCGCGGCCCTGCACCGCATCGCGGACCTTGAGCTGGGGGAGGGCGGCCTAAGGGACGCGGAGGTACTTCAAAATGACGTGGTCCGGGCTCTCTGCTTCCAGCTGGAGCACGAGTCCCGGCGGCTCACTGAGGCCGGACTGGTGTCCGCCTTGCTGGCCTGCACGCGCCTTTACGTGGATCCCTGGAGCACGCTGGTGGTGCGACTGGTGTCCGAGAGCCAGGAGCGACTAGACCGGGACAGGTTCTCCGTAGCACAGCTGTGTAGCCTCGGAGAAGCGCTGTTGGCCCTGGAAGGGCCTGGATGTGGGATGTTACAGCAGGTGATGGATCAGGTGCGACTTGGATCCCCAGCGAACTGGAGCCCGGATGAGCTTGCTGCCGTCTATGGCTTGCTCCAGGCCGGAGCAGGAGAAGGTGGCCGCTACCAGGAACTCTTGAACACCATGAACACCCACACCGTGTCTATCGCTAGCCGGCTCGGCCCGTCTGCCATCAGTCGGGTCTTGATCGCCCTGGTGGCCCTCGACCAGACACAGGCCATGCCACTGGTGATTAGCCTTAGCAAGCACTCGGTGCGGCACATGGTCAGCTTCTCGGACAGCGAGCTGGCAGCGGTGCTGGCGGCCCTCATGCACTTCGGCCATAGCGACCGCTTCTTTGTGGAGGCGCTGGAGAGGCGTGTCACGGCGACGGCCTTTGAGTCACATCCGGAGACCATCTCCAAGGTGATGCAGTACCTCGCTCGCCGGAACATCCTCTCACCGGCCATCTTCGACGTGGTGGCTGAGAGCTTTGTGTACCGGGCGGATAGCTACAGCACCAGCCAGGTTGCCCGGCAGATCATGCCCTTCGGGAAGTTGGCGTACCTCCCACCCAATGCGAGTGTCCTCTTCGGGAAGGTGGAGGCCATCTTGCACTCGCGCTTCTCGCAGTTCCAGCCGCGCACGGCGCTCAACCTCCTGCACTCGTGCACCTTGGCTGAGAGGTTCCCCCTCAACTTCGTGGCCAAGGTTTTCAACCCATATTTCCTCCAACAGCTTCAAG AACAAGGCACGGGAATAGATAGGATCATACTTTCACAGCTGACGCAGCTCTACATGACCGTCAAGCTGGAGTGTCCCTTCTACGAG GGACCAAGCCTTCATCGGAAGTACCGTGTGAAGTCCTTCCTCGCGCCCGGCCGGTCCCTGGAGACTCCCGTGGAGGGACACCTCTACAACTCGGTCAAAGCTGGCCTGATCGACCTGCTGGGGGTCCGGGCCTACTTTGCTTCCCGTGTCCTGACGCCGTACTGCTACACATTAG ATGTGGAGATAAAGCTCGATGAGGAAGGATATGTCTTACCAGCCAGCAATCTTGAGGACGTCTTTAAGAA GATAGCTGTGTGCATTGATGGTCCGAAGCGGTTCACCACAAACACGAGGAGGCTGCTTGGCAAAGAGGCCATTAAACAGAGGCACCTGAGGCTTCTGGGATATTTAGTTGTACAG GTTCCATTCTATGAGTTTGAgaagctgaccagcaaggcaGAGGTGGTGGAATACCTGCATAAAAAAATCTTCCCTCACAGCTACAGGCTGAACTGGTGA